Proteins encoded in a region of the Rutidosis leptorrhynchoides isolate AG116_Rl617_1_P2 chromosome 9, CSIRO_AGI_Rlap_v1, whole genome shotgun sequence genome:
- the LOC139867714 gene encoding uncharacterized protein: protein MGNCQAVDNASFILQTQNGRSERFYSPISAAQIMKLHPGHHVALLLTTTFYSSPPPSTTTTTNSSDHHHRRRQQPENNNNSPTNTNQPLRVTRIKLLRPTDNLVLGHAYRLITTQEVMKGMKAKKNGKLNKNNSNLPLPELAGKSDENSDNKVSTTRSNQSAKPHHQMKKVEKQRPLNSKYSGNKSGGWHPSLNSISEATS from the exons ATGGGCAATTGTCAAGCCGTCGACAACGCAAGTTTCATCTTACAAACACAAAATGGTCGATCCGAAAGATTTTATTCACCCATTTCTGCCGCCCAGATTATGAAACTTCACCCGGGTCACCATGTTGCTTTACTTCTCACCACCACCTTTTATTCTTCCCCTCCTCCCTCCACCACCACCACTACAAATTCCTCCGACCACCACCACCGCCGCCGTCAACAGCCAGAAAATAATAACAACAGTCCTACAAACACGAATCAGCCCCTTCGTGTTACTAGGATTAAGCTTTTACGGCCCACTGATAATCTTGTCCTTGGTCATGCTTATAGACTCATCACTACTCAAG AGGTAATGAAAGGAATGAAGGCAAAGAAAAAcggaaaattaaataaaaataacagTAATCTACCGTTGCCGGAGCTCGCCGGAAAAAGTGATGAAAATTCAGATAATAAAGTTTCAACCACAAGATCGAATCAATCAGCAAAGCCCCATCATCAG AtgaaaaaagtagaaaaacaacgGCCGTTGAACTCAAAATACAGCGGAAACAAATCAGGAGGATGGCATCCGTCACTAAACAGTATATCGGAGGCAACAAGCTAG